From Demequina capsici, one genomic window encodes:
- a CDS encoding DUF4190 domain-containing protein translates to MSTTPQDPYEQRPDQANPPQAAPDPQAAPTPQAQPPYAQPPAPQHAQPQQGQPVYAQPPTPQYAQPQHAQPPYPQQPYAQPYAPAPYGPQPGTEKNWMGITSLVLSLVGLFTGITAIAGIVFGHLSLSAVKRGEANNRGLGLTGLIIGYVVAVLGILATIAFLVFIGWIGTQCGGDNPASWCTPDSSYSWSA, encoded by the coding sequence ATGAGCACCACGCCGCAGGACCCGTACGAGCAGAGGCCGGATCAGGCGAACCCGCCGCAGGCCGCGCCGGATCCGCAGGCCGCGCCCACCCCGCAGGCGCAGCCGCCGTATGCGCAGCCGCCCGCCCCGCAACACGCGCAGCCCCAGCAGGGGCAGCCGGTGTACGCGCAGCCACCGACTCCGCAGTACGCCCAGCCGCAGCACGCGCAGCCCCCGTACCCGCAGCAGCCGTACGCCCAGCCGTATGCGCCGGCGCCGTATGGTCCCCAGCCGGGCACGGAGAAGAACTGGATGGGGATCACGTCGCTGGTGCTGTCTCTAGTGGGGCTGTTCACAGGCATCACCGCGATCGCCGGCATCGTGTTCGGGCACCTGAGCCTCAGCGCGGTGAAGCGCGGCGAGGCGAACAACCGCGGCCTGGGGCTCACCGGCCTGATCATCGGCTACGTGGTGGCGGTCCTCGGCATCCTGGCCACCATCGCGTTCCTCGTCTTCATCGGGTGGATCGGCACGCAATGCGGTGGCGACAACCCTGCGAGCTGGTGCACGCCGGACAGCTCGTACTCGTGGAGCGCCTGA
- the tig gene encoding trigger factor, with product MTSALEKIDDTTVKLTVTLTEEDLKPSLDHAYQHVGEQVTIPGFRKGKVPPRILEQRVGKGAIIEHAVNDGLPGWYSAAVEEQGIRPFGQPEVEVTKIPGAVEGDEGLEFIATVEIRPEVNLPAADTLTVTVEPIEVSDEDVQARLDNLRERFGSLKTVDRPAADRDFVTIDLSAVVDGNDVDSVQGTSYQIGEGNMLEGLDEAITGLSAGEETTYEGPLAAGDFAGQTATITVKVTAVKERELPEADDDFAQLASEFDTIDELKADLVEQTKRIKTNNQAMEAREKLLQVLTEAVGEFSVPQKVIEAEVHQHLENENRLEDDEHRAEVTTEAHTALRTQILLDTLADDLDIQVEQQELLDYLLNASRQYGMDPGTFIQQIEQAGQIPAIVAEVARSKATAFALRRATVVDTAGAAVDLSAVIGSLEDESAEPEIDADAAAAMVAEAAGEADAK from the coding sequence GTGACCAGCGCCCTCGAGAAGATCGACGACACGACCGTCAAGCTGACGGTCACCCTGACCGAGGAGGACCTCAAGCCCTCGCTCGACCACGCCTACCAGCACGTCGGCGAGCAGGTGACCATCCCCGGCTTCCGCAAGGGCAAGGTCCCCCCGCGCATCCTCGAGCAGCGCGTCGGCAAGGGCGCGATCATCGAGCACGCCGTCAACGACGGCCTGCCCGGCTGGTACTCCGCCGCGGTCGAGGAGCAGGGCATCCGTCCCTTCGGCCAGCCCGAGGTCGAGGTCACCAAGATCCCCGGCGCCGTCGAGGGCGACGAGGGTCTCGAGTTCATCGCCACCGTCGAGATCCGCCCCGAGGTCAACCTGCCCGCCGCGGACACCCTGACCGTCACCGTCGAGCCCATCGAGGTCTCCGATGAGGACGTCCAGGCGCGCCTCGACAACCTGCGCGAGCGCTTCGGCTCCCTCAAGACCGTCGACCGTCCCGCTGCCGACCGCGACTTCGTCACGATCGACCTGTCCGCCGTGGTCGACGGCAACGACGTCGACTCCGTCCAGGGCACGTCGTACCAGATCGGCGAGGGCAACATGCTCGAGGGCCTCGACGAGGCCATCACCGGCCTGTCGGCCGGCGAGGAGACCACCTACGAGGGTCCGCTCGCCGCAGGCGACTTCGCCGGGCAGACCGCGACCATCACCGTCAAGGTCACCGCCGTCAAGGAGCGCGAGCTCCCCGAGGCCGACGACGACTTCGCGCAGCTCGCCTCCGAGTTCGACACCATCGACGAGCTCAAGGCCGACCTGGTCGAGCAGACCAAGCGCATCAAGACCAACAACCAGGCCATGGAGGCCCGCGAGAAGCTGCTCCAGGTGCTCACCGAGGCCGTCGGCGAGTTCTCCGTGCCGCAGAAGGTCATCGAGGCCGAGGTCCACCAGCACCTCGAGAACGAGAACCGCCTCGAGGACGACGAGCACCGTGCCGAGGTCACGACCGAGGCCCACACCGCGCTGCGCACCCAGATCCTCCTCGACACCCTCGCGGACGATCTGGACATCCAGGTCGAGCAGCAGGAACTGCTCGACTACCTGCTCAACGCGTCCCGCCAGTACGGCATGGACCCCGGCACCTTCATCCAGCAGATCGAGCAGGCCGGCCAGATCCCCGCGATCGTCGCCGAGGTCGCCCGTTCCAAGGCCACCGCGTTCGCGCTGCGCCGTGCCACCGTCGTCGACACCGCCGGCGCCGCCGTCGACCTGTCGGCGGTCATCGGCTCGCTCGAGGACGAGAGCGCCGAGCCGGAGATTGACGCCGACGCCGCCGCGGCCATGGTGGCCGAGGCCGCCGGCGAGGCAGACGCGAAGTAA
- a CDS encoding cation transporter — translation MALTSLRRAVLAVALINLAYAVIEFAVARVIGSVSLTADSIDFLEDAILNLLIFFAAAWSVQRRARIGHVLALVILVPAIATLVTAVIKILDPTRPETIPLTVTAVGALVANLAAASILVRHRHLGGSLARAAWLSARNDALANIAVIGTAMIALVWVSGWPDIIVGLGIGAVNADAGLKVWRAASKERLEARAAEA, via the coding sequence ATGGCCCTCACCTCCCTGCGCCGCGCCGTGCTCGCCGTGGCGCTCATCAACCTGGCGTACGCGGTGATCGAGTTCGCCGTCGCGCGCGTCATCGGCTCCGTTTCGCTCACCGCGGACTCCATCGACTTCCTCGAGGACGCGATCCTCAACCTGCTGATCTTCTTCGCCGCCGCATGGTCCGTGCAGCGCCGCGCACGCATCGGCCATGTGCTCGCGCTCGTGATCCTCGTGCCCGCCATCGCCACCCTCGTCACCGCGGTCATCAAGATCCTCGACCCCACGCGACCCGAGACGATCCCGCTGACCGTCACCGCCGTCGGCGCGCTGGTCGCCAACCTCGCCGCGGCGTCGATCCTGGTGCGGCACCGGCACCTCGGCGGCTCGCTCGCCCGTGCGGCCTGGCTCTCCGCGCGCAACGACGCGCTCGCGAACATCGCCGTGATCGGCACGGCCATGATCGCCCTCGTGTGGGTGTCGGGCTGGCCTGACATCATCGTCGGCCTGGGCATCGGCGCCGTCAACGCCGACGCCGGGCTGAAGGTCTGGCGCGCCGCCTCCAAGGAGCGCCTCGAGGCACGCGCTGCCGAAGCCTGA
- a CDS encoding MarR family winged helix-turn-helix transcriptional regulator — translation METERRTALEQLLAQSHRVTRIAAAATGSATPSSHRSVLALLARDGDHRVGEIAAELRLTQPGATQVVTALAEEGLVERCADPDDGRATRVSITPAGRTSVDHWRRDLSDALSPMLGELDDDDWAAIARTAALLASIDRSPR, via the coding sequence ATGGAAACGGAACGACGCACCGCCCTCGAGCAGCTGCTCGCGCAGTCGCACCGCGTGACCCGCATCGCCGCCGCGGCAACAGGGAGCGCCACGCCGTCGTCGCACCGCTCGGTGCTCGCCCTGCTCGCCCGCGACGGCGACCACCGGGTCGGCGAGATCGCAGCCGAGCTGCGCCTCACCCAGCCTGGCGCCACCCAGGTGGTGACCGCGCTCGCGGAGGAGGGCCTCGTGGAACGGTGCGCAGACCCGGACGACGGCCGCGCCACCCGCGTCTCCATCACTCCCGCCGGCCGCACCTCGGTCGACCACTGGCGTCGGGACCTGTCCGACGCGCTGTCCCCCATGCTCGGCGAGCTCGACGACGACGACTGGGCGGCCATCGCCCGCACCGCCGCGCTGCTCGCCTCGATCGACAGGAGCCCCCGTTGA
- a CDS encoding MFS transporter, whose protein sequence is MSSPSDFRSLVHQPTAVWAVAFASVVAFMGIGLVDPILPAISADLNATPTQAELLFTSYLLVTGIAMLFTSWVSGRIGPRATLLVGLALVVIFATLAGSSDTVGTIIGLRAGWGLGNALFISTALATIVGAASGGAANAIILYEAALGLGIAIGPLLGGALGSVSWRAPFFGTAALMAIAFVALAVLLRGDSAPRVKVPFSAPFRALGHPGLRLLAFAALLYNIGFFTLLAYSPFPLGFDEIGLGLTFFGWGVALAITSVLVAPQLTSRLPRTLVLSATLALLAIDLAVGSLVVGTPAALVVVIVVGGLLLGVLNTVLTESVMEVTELPRSVASSSYSSVRFLGGAAAPPLAAWLAGIAGDWLPYAVAAVAVLAASVIILAGRPLLAKVDGMGAEPADVEAEAISVGDAA, encoded by the coding sequence TTGAGCAGTCCATCGGACTTCCGCAGCCTCGTCCACCAGCCGACGGCCGTCTGGGCCGTCGCGTTCGCCAGCGTCGTCGCCTTCATGGGCATCGGCCTCGTGGACCCGATCCTCCCCGCCATCAGCGCGGACCTGAACGCCACCCCCACGCAGGCGGAGCTGCTGTTCACCAGCTACCTGCTCGTCACCGGCATCGCGATGCTGTTCACCAGCTGGGTCTCCGGCCGCATCGGTCCTCGGGCGACCCTGCTCGTCGGCCTCGCCCTGGTCGTCATCTTCGCGACGCTCGCCGGGTCGTCCGACACCGTGGGAACCATCATCGGCCTGCGCGCCGGCTGGGGCCTGGGCAACGCCCTGTTCATCTCCACGGCGCTCGCCACGATCGTCGGCGCCGCCTCCGGAGGCGCCGCGAACGCGATCATCCTCTACGAGGCCGCGCTCGGCCTTGGCATCGCGATCGGCCCGCTGCTGGGCGGCGCTCTCGGATCCGTGTCGTGGCGGGCCCCGTTCTTCGGCACCGCGGCACTCATGGCGATCGCGTTCGTCGCGCTCGCCGTGCTGCTGCGCGGCGACTCGGCGCCGCGGGTGAAGGTGCCGTTCTCCGCGCCGTTCCGCGCGCTCGGGCACCCGGGCCTGCGTCTGCTCGCGTTCGCCGCGCTGCTGTACAACATCGGCTTCTTCACGCTGCTCGCCTACTCGCCGTTCCCGCTCGGCTTCGACGAGATCGGGCTTGGCCTGACGTTCTTCGGCTGGGGCGTGGCGCTCGCGATCACGTCGGTGCTCGTCGCCCCGCAGCTCACGTCGCGGCTGCCGCGCACGCTGGTCCTCTCAGCGACGCTCGCGCTCCTGGCGATCGACCTGGCGGTCGGGTCGCTGGTGGTGGGGACGCCTGCGGCGCTCGTCGTCGTGATCGTGGTCGGCGGCCTCCTGCTCGGCGTGCTGAACACCGTGCTGACGGAGTCCGTGATGGAGGTCACCGAGCTCCCGCGTTCCGTGGCGTCGTCGTCGTACTCATCGGTCCGCTTCCTGGGCGGCGCGGCCGCTCCCCCGCTCGCCGCCTGGCTCGCAGGGATCGCGGGCGACTGGCTGCCGTACGCGGTGGCCGCAGTCGCCGTGCTCGCCGCCTCGGTGATCATCCTGGCCGGCAGGCCGCTCCTCGCGAAGGTCGACGGCATGGGCGCGGAGCCCGCGGACGTCGAGGCGGAGGCGATCAGCGTGGGCGACGCGGCCTGA
- a CDS encoding DUF1304 domain-containing protein yields MIPTALVLAALAALVHVYIFRLESLTWMAPRTRATFGVATEEEAEHTRLMAFNQGFYNLFLAIVTGVGIVLMGAGASDAGAALVLAGTGSMAAAAVVLVAKSPRLARSAAIQGALPLLSVVLLTLGLLA; encoded by the coding sequence ATGATCCCCACCGCGCTCGTGCTCGCCGCCCTCGCGGCGCTCGTCCACGTCTACATCTTCCGGCTCGAGTCGCTCACATGGATGGCGCCGCGCACGCGCGCGACCTTCGGCGTCGCCACCGAGGAGGAGGCGGAGCACACCCGCCTGATGGCGTTCAACCAGGGCTTCTACAACCTGTTCCTGGCGATCGTCACCGGTGTCGGAATCGTCCTGATGGGGGCAGGCGCGTCGGACGCAGGTGCCGCCTTGGTGCTCGCGGGCACCGGCTCGATGGCCGCCGCAGCGGTCGTGCTGGTCGCCAAGTCTCCGCGTCTGGCTCGATCCGCTGCCATCCAGGGAGCCCTTCCGCTGCTCTCGGTCGTGCTTCTCACCCTCGGCTTGCTCGCCTGA
- a CDS encoding xylulokinase yields MPKHALDATTAITTGQTSLGIELGSTRIKACLIGPDHEVLATGSHAWENQFVDRLWTYSEEAIWEGLQASIADLKAEVVKAHGVALTSVGSLGLSAMMHGYLAFDADGTMLVPFRTWRNTNTEAAAAALTEELGFNFPLRWSASHVYQAVLDDEPHVAELDFITTLAGYVHWRLTGRKVLGVGDASGVFPIDPATHDYDATMLAGFKGMVAERRPQLDVTMLLPQVLVAGEDAGTLTAEGALLLDPTGDLEAGAPVCPPEGDAGTGMVATNAVAPRTGNISAGTSIFAMVVLEQPLDSVHEELDIVTTPGGDLVAMVHCNNGASELGTWASVFTEFAEAMGVQGGADAVFETLFKAALEGEADGGGLLAYNYLSGEPITGMAEGRPLFVRTPGSRLTLANFMRTQLYGAFGTLSIGMKVLHDEGVRLDSMFAHGGMFRTAGVAQRLLAAAIAAPVSVGDTASEGGAWGIAVLAEYLRKGATTGLGEYLNHDVFADAALDTVSPDADDVAGYDAWLAHYRAGLAIERAATEAIS; encoded by the coding sequence ATGCCGAAGCACGCACTCGACGCGACCACCGCGATCACCACCGGGCAGACCTCACTGGGCATCGAGCTGGGCTCGACCCGCATCAAGGCCTGCCTGATCGGCCCGGACCACGAGGTTCTCGCGACCGGCAGCCACGCCTGGGAGAACCAGTTCGTGGACCGCCTGTGGACGTACTCGGAGGAGGCGATCTGGGAGGGCCTTCAGGCGAGCATCGCGGATCTCAAGGCGGAGGTCGTGAAGGCGCACGGAGTGGCGCTGACCTCGGTCGGCTCGCTCGGCCTCTCCGCGATGATGCACGGCTACCTGGCGTTCGACGCCGACGGGACGATGCTCGTGCCCTTCCGCACCTGGCGGAACACCAACACCGAGGCCGCCGCGGCGGCGCTCACCGAGGAGCTGGGCTTCAACTTCCCCCTGCGATGGTCCGCGTCGCACGTCTACCAGGCGGTCCTGGACGACGAGCCGCATGTCGCCGAGCTCGACTTCATCACGACGCTCGCCGGGTACGTCCACTGGCGGCTCACGGGTCGCAAGGTGCTCGGCGTGGGCGACGCCTCCGGCGTGTTCCCCATCGACCCCGCCACGCACGACTACGACGCGACGATGCTCGCAGGCTTCAAGGGCATGGTGGCCGAGCGCCGCCCCCAGCTGGACGTGACCATGCTCCTTCCGCAGGTGCTGGTCGCGGGCGAGGATGCAGGCACCCTGACCGCGGAGGGCGCGCTGCTGCTCGACCCGACTGGCGACCTCGAGGCCGGCGCACCCGTCTGCCCGCCGGAGGGCGACGCGGGGACCGGCATGGTCGCCACGAACGCGGTCGCCCCGCGCACCGGCAACATCTCCGCCGGCACCTCGATCTTCGCGATGGTGGTGCTCGAGCAGCCGCTCGACTCGGTGCACGAGGAGCTCGACATCGTCACCACTCCTGGCGGCGACCTGGTCGCGATGGTGCACTGCAACAACGGGGCCAGCGAGCTGGGCACGTGGGCGTCGGTGTTCACCGAGTTCGCGGAGGCGATGGGCGTGCAGGGCGGCGCCGACGCGGTGTTCGAGACCCTGTTCAAGGCAGCGCTCGAGGGTGAGGCCGACGGCGGCGGCCTGCTGGCCTACAACTACCTGTCCGGCGAACCGATCACGGGGATGGCCGAGGGCCGCCCGCTCTTCGTCCGCACCCCCGGCTCGCGGCTGACGCTCGCAAACTTCATGCGCACCCAGCTGTACGGCGCGTTCGGCACGCTCAGCATCGGCATGAAGGTGCTGCACGACGAGGGCGTGCGGCTGGACTCGATGTTCGCGCACGGCGGCATGTTCCGCACCGCCGGCGTGGCCCAGCGCCTGCTGGCCGCGGCGATCGCGGCGCCTGTCTCCGTAGGTGACACCGCGAGCGAGGGCGGCGCCTGGGGCATCGCCGTGCTCGCCGAGTACCTGCGCAAGGGCGCCACGACGGGCCTGGGAGAATACCTGAACCACGACGTGTTCGCCGACGCTGCACTCGACACCGTCTCCCCCGACGCCGACGACGTGGCCGGGTACGACGCCTGGCTCGCGCACTATCGCGCGGGCCTCGCGATCGAGCGCGCGGCCACGGAGGCGATCAGCTAG
- a CDS encoding SDR family oxidoreductase, with product MHILVTGATGWIGSHLVPLLSADGHQVTGLARSDASAAALTGAGHGVIRGGLADVDVIADAAAAADAVVHLAYVHDFSDPAAQITLDRGAIGAIGETLAGTGKPFVFASGTPVGPGRPSKETDLGLDGALAARAESAQIALAFADRGVRTSAVRLPRSVHGTGDHGFIAQLVAIARSAGVAGYVGDGAHRWNGVHVDDAARLFRDALYSAPGGTVLHAIGDEGVRVKAIAESIGRGLGLPTASVEPAALGFLGMLQTMDHASTSTVAQDLLGWQPQGATLLDDIDAGHYFD from the coding sequence ATGCACATCCTCGTCACAGGCGCCACCGGCTGGATCGGCAGCCACCTCGTGCCCCTGCTCTCAGCCGACGGCCATCAGGTGACCGGCCTCGCCCGATCCGACGCGTCGGCGGCGGCGCTCACCGGCGCCGGCCACGGCGTCATCCGAGGCGGGCTCGCCGACGTCGACGTGATCGCCGACGCCGCAGCCGCCGCCGATGCCGTAGTCCACCTTGCGTACGTCCACGACTTCTCCGACCCCGCCGCGCAGATCACCTTGGATCGCGGCGCGATCGGAGCCATCGGCGAGACCCTCGCAGGCACGGGCAAGCCGTTCGTCTTCGCCTCCGGCACGCCCGTCGGCCCCGGGCGCCCGTCGAAGGAGACGGACCTCGGGCTCGATGGGGCCCTAGCGGCCCGCGCCGAGAGCGCGCAGATCGCGCTCGCGTTCGCCGACCGCGGCGTCCGCACCTCGGCCGTCCGGCTCCCTCGCTCGGTTCACGGCACGGGCGACCACGGGTTCATCGCGCAGCTCGTCGCGATCGCCCGCAGCGCAGGCGTCGCCGGATACGTAGGAGACGGTGCGCACCGCTGGAACGGCGTGCACGTCGACGACGCCGCGCGGCTGTTCAGGGACGCCCTCTACTCGGCGCCTGGCGGCACCGTCCTGCACGCGATCGGCGACGAGGGTGTGCGCGTCAAGGCGATCGCCGAGTCGATCGGACGCGGGCTCGGACTGCCCACCGCGTCCGTCGAACCTGCGGCGCTCGGGTTCCTCGGAATGCTGCAGACCATGGACCATGCCTCGACCTCGACGGTCGCGCAGGATCTGCTCGGGTGGCAGCCTCAGGGCGCCACGCTGCTCGACGACATCGACGCCGGTCACTACTTCGACTGA
- a CDS encoding TetR/AcrR family transcriptional regulator, producing MGRWVAGAPGRLALAALELFAERGYDATTVADIAERAGLTERTFFRHYPAKRDVLFGGNSALNADIRASVLAAPHDASPLDLALAGVAPLREHHDANKEAVRRREAVVASHADLIERDLAKRATLVATITAALVERGVDLATAEMVTSAVGQAFATAVRDWLQTESEGEPLGALMNTRLRALADALAA from the coding sequence ATGGGCAGATGGGTAGCGGGCGCGCCAGGCAGGCTGGCCCTCGCCGCGCTCGAGCTTTTCGCCGAGCGCGGCTACGACGCGACCACCGTCGCGGACATCGCCGAGCGGGCGGGGCTCACCGAGCGCACGTTCTTCCGCCACTACCCCGCCAAGCGTGACGTGCTGTTCGGCGGCAACTCAGCGCTCAACGCCGATATCCGGGCGTCGGTGCTCGCAGCACCGCACGATGCGTCACCGCTCGACCTGGCACTCGCCGGCGTCGCACCCCTGCGAGAGCACCACGACGCCAACAAGGAGGCAGTCCGTCGTCGCGAGGCGGTAGTCGCCTCCCACGCGGACCTCATCGAGCGGGACCTGGCCAAGCGCGCCACCCTGGTCGCGACGATCACCGCAGCGCTCGTCGAGCGTGGCGTGGACCTCGCGACCGCGGAGATGGTCACGAGCGCCGTCGGTCAGGCGTTCGCCACCGCCGTGCGCGACTGGCTCCAGACGGAGTCCGAGGGTGAACCGCTCGGCGCTCTCATGAACACTCGCCTGAGAGCGCTCGCCGACGCACTGGCGGCCTGA
- a CDS encoding aldo/keto reductase codes for MKTFTMPGTELTVPAVVLGLMRIMEKSDDEIRTLIKTAMDAGIDFLDHADIYGTPPHGCERRFSEAMRLTSTEREALTIQTKCGIRQPGPYFDFSYEHIVDSVNGSLEALGTDYLDILLLHRPDALVEPDEVARAFDELHASGKIRHFGVSNHTPGQIALLKRSVRQPIVANQIQLSVTHAPAIASGIAANMGDLDQSIDRDNGMIDYCRLNDITIQAWSPFQARFFDGPFLGSEHYPELNTIIDRLAWKYEVPVEAIAVAWLTRHPAKMQVVLGTTTPARVEAAAKGADVHLSRAEWYEMFRAAGHTVP; via the coding sequence ATGAAGACCTTCACCATGCCCGGCACCGAGCTCACCGTCCCCGCAGTCGTGCTGGGACTGATGCGCATCATGGAGAAGTCGGACGACGAGATCCGCACGTTGATCAAGACCGCGATGGACGCGGGCATCGACTTCCTGGACCACGCGGACATCTACGGCACGCCGCCGCACGGCTGCGAGCGACGTTTCTCGGAGGCGATGCGACTGACCTCGACGGAGCGTGAGGCCCTGACCATCCAGACGAAGTGCGGGATCCGTCAGCCCGGGCCGTACTTCGACTTCTCCTACGAGCACATCGTCGACTCGGTCAACGGCTCGCTCGAGGCGCTCGGCACCGACTACCTCGACATCCTGCTGCTGCACAGGCCCGACGCGCTCGTGGAGCCCGACGAGGTGGCGCGCGCCTTCGACGAGCTCCACGCGAGCGGCAAGATCAGGCACTTCGGCGTCTCCAACCACACGCCCGGCCAGATCGCGCTGCTCAAGCGATCCGTCCGCCAGCCGATCGTCGCCAACCAGATCCAGCTGTCGGTGACCCACGCGCCGGCGATCGCCAGCGGCATCGCGGCGAACATGGGCGACCTGGACCAGTCGATCGACCGCGACAACGGCATGATCGACTACTGCCGCCTGAACGACATCACCATTCAGGCGTGGTCGCCGTTCCAGGCGCGCTTCTTCGACGGCCCCTTCCTGGGGAGCGAGCACTACCCCGAGCTCAACACGATCATCGACCGTCTCGCGTGGAAGTACGAGGTGCCGGTCGAGGCGATCGCCGTCGCGTGGCTCACGCGTCACCCGGCGAAGATGCAGGTGGTGCTGGGCACCACCACCCCCGCGCGGGTCGAGGCGGCGGCCAAGGGGGCCGACGTCCACCTCTCCCGCGCGGAGTGGTACGAGATGTTCAGGGCCGCAGGACACACGGTCCCGTGA
- a CDS encoding MFS transporter, protein MTVDNDIAESPNPAPQRRWWALAAVALGVSLIIMDATVVNVALPVVIQDIGLTATQAEWMNAVYSLMLAALLLTTGRAGDLWGRRRLLLVGMGVFILASVVAGSVDSGGALIAARLVQGVGAAMILPATLSTVNAIFSGRERAIAFAVWGSTIGGMAAVGPLVGGWLTTDVTWRWAFWLNVPVGLLVLALVVWAVPETRELGEHRTLDLRGAALSTLGMGAIVFALIEGGQYGWWVQDSGAISPVPIAMTAGILLMVLFVVDQLRRQRAGKPVLVDLTLLRIRSFRYGSLAALVVALGEFGLLFTLPLLLQNALGYSALGTGWLVLFLAIGTFLISGATPQFTARLGARAVVRLGLACEAIAVGGLAITLCMSIGGPAIAAWLFLYGAGVGMATAQLTNVILVDVPVAESGQASGLQSTFRQLGSALGVAILGTLLVVSLGNSTDDHLASAGVPADSRPAVVESVRHSAGAVIPSLQADPSTQVAGDAAADAMITASRITTGVAAVIILLGLAATLALPASVGRKEDDEEPSQSR, encoded by the coding sequence ATGACTGTCGACAACGATATCGCGGAGTCCCCGAACCCCGCCCCGCAGCGCCGTTGGTGGGCGCTCGCCGCCGTCGCCCTGGGCGTCTCGCTGATCATCATGGACGCCACGGTCGTCAACGTGGCCCTGCCTGTGGTCATCCAGGACATCGGACTCACCGCCACGCAGGCCGAGTGGATGAACGCCGTCTACTCGCTCATGCTCGCCGCGCTCCTGCTCACCACGGGCCGCGCGGGAGACCTGTGGGGCCGTCGTCGTCTCCTCCTCGTCGGCATGGGCGTCTTCATCCTCGCCAGCGTCGTCGCCGGCTCGGTCGACAGCGGCGGTGCGCTCATCGCGGCCCGCCTGGTGCAGGGCGTCGGCGCAGCGATGATCCTCCCCGCGACGCTGTCCACCGTCAACGCGATCTTCAGCGGTCGTGAGCGGGCCATCGCGTTCGCGGTGTGGGGCTCGACCATCGGCGGCATGGCCGCCGTCGGCCCCCTGGTGGGTGGATGGCTCACCACGGACGTGACCTGGCGCTGGGCGTTCTGGCTCAACGTGCCCGTCGGGCTGCTCGTGCTGGCGCTCGTCGTGTGGGCCGTGCCTGAGACGCGCGAGCTCGGAGAGCACCGCACGCTCGACCTGCGCGGCGCGGCGCTGTCCACGCTCGGCATGGGCGCCATCGTCTTCGCGCTCATCGAGGGTGGCCAGTATGGCTGGTGGGTCCAGGACTCGGGCGCGATCTCGCCCGTGCCGATCGCGATGACAGCGGGCATCCTGCTCATGGTGCTGTTCGTCGTCGACCAGCTCCGACGTCAGCGTGCAGGCAAGCCGGTGCTCGTCGACTTGACGCTGCTCCGCATCCGCTCGTTTCGCTACGGCTCGCTCGCGGCACTCGTCGTCGCGCTCGGCGAGTTCGGCCTGCTCTTCACGCTTCCGCTGCTGTTGCAGAACGCGCTCGGCTACTCCGCGCTCGGCACCGGCTGGCTTGTGCTGTTCCTCGCGATCGGCACCTTCCTCATCTCCGGCGCGACCCCGCAGTTCACAGCGCGGCTCGGTGCCCGTGCCGTCGTGCGCCTCGGCCTGGCGTGCGAGGCCATCGCCGTCGGAGGGTTGGCGATCACGCTCTGCATGTCGATCGGCGGGCCCGCCATCGCCGCCTGGCTGTTCCTGTACGGCGCGGGCGTGGGCATGGCGACCGCGCAGCTGACCAACGTCATCCTGGTCGACGTGCCGGTCGCCGAGTCCGGCCAGGCCTCGGGGCTTCAGAGCACCTTCCGACAGCTCGGATCCGCGCTGGGAGTCGCGATCCTCGGCACGTTGCTGGTCGTGAGCCTCGGCAACTCCACAGATGACCACCTCGCATCCGCCGGAGTGCCGGCCGACAGTCGGCCGGCGGTCGTCGAGTCCGTCCGTCACTCTGCGGGTGCCGTCATCCCGTCCCTCCAGGCCGACCCGAGCACCCAGGTCGCAGGCGACGCCGCCGCGGACGCCATGATCACGGCCTCCCGCATCACCACCGGCGTGGCGGCAGTGATCATCCTCCTGGGCCTCGCCGCAACGCTGGCACTCCCGGCGTCGGTCGGCCGCAAGGAGGACGACGAGGAGCCGTCGCAGTCGAGGTGA